A DNA window from Arachis duranensis cultivar V14167 chromosome 3, aradu.V14167.gnm2.J7QH, whole genome shotgun sequence contains the following coding sequences:
- the LOC127745689 gene encoding uncharacterized protein LOC127745689 isoform X2, with the protein MASEEDNALRLVNTDDDPDSRMINKQRWSPKFLRMRKRRFGYFMREQKEEGGSPSPSTYTVIENQCRNNEKSLKAIPTTLQISLRFLRKKKMKFSTLLIEKQTLH; encoded by the exons TGAATACCGATGACGACCCGGACTCCCGCATGATTAATAAG CAACGGTGGAGTCCGAAATTTCTGAGAATGAGAAAGAGGAGATTCGGCTATTTTATGAGAGAGCAGAAAGAAGAAGGGGGCTCACCATCTCCATCTACTTACACCGTCATCGAAAATCAGTGCAGAAACAACGAGAAGTCTTTGAAGGCCATTCCAACAACACTCCAAATAAG TCTGAGATTtctgagaaagaaaaagatgaaattcTCTACCCTTCTGATCGAGAAGCAGACCTTGCATTAA
- the LOC127745689 gene encoding uncharacterized protein LOC127745689 isoform X1 has product MASEEDNALRLVNTDDDPDSRMINKSEISENEKEEIRLFYERAERRRGLTISIYLHRHRKSVQKQREVFEGHSNNTPNKSEISEKEKDEILYPSDREADLALNVQKL; this is encoded by the exons TGAATACCGATGACGACCCGGACTCCCGCATGATTAATAAG TCCGAAATTTCTGAGAATGAGAAAGAGGAGATTCGGCTATTTTATGAGAGAGCAGAAAGAAGAAGGGGGCTCACCATCTCCATCTACTTACACCGTCATCGAAAATCAGTGCAGAAACAACGAGAAGTCTTTGAAGGCCATTCCAACAACACTCCAAATAAG TCTGAGATTtctgagaaagaaaaagatgaaattcTCTACCCTTCTGATCGAGAAGCAGACCTTGCATTAAATGTGCAGAAACTATGA